In the Gymnogyps californianus isolate 813 chromosome 3, ASM1813914v2, whole genome shotgun sequence genome, one interval contains:
- the KCNF1 gene encoding potassium voltage-gated channel subfamily F member 1, with amino-acid sequence MAGDSRFPDVDTDGSEKNEETEIVVNVGGVRQVFYGDNLNQYPETRLAELINCLSGGYDSIFSLCDDYDPGKKEFYFDRDPDAFKCIIDVYYFGEIHMKKGICPICFKNEMEFWKVDLKFLDDCCKTHLSEKKEELEEIARRVQLILDDLGVDASESHWKRCQKYIWKFLEKPESSYPARVIAVLSFLFILISSVVMCVGTIPDLQVIDAEGNRMEHPTLDSIETACIGWFTMEYVLRLISSPNKLYFALSFMNIVDVLAILPFYVSLTLTHLGAKLMELSNVQQAVQALRIMRIARIFKLARHSSGLQTLTYALKRSFKELGLLLMYLAVGIFVFSALGYTMEQSHPETLFKSIPQSFWWAIITMTTVGYGDIYPKTTLGKLNAAISFLCGVIAIALPIHPIINNFVRYYNKQRVLETAAKHELELMELNSAEGKAASSKSELEDLARGGKEGPFYSSRLKLSHSDTFIHLLSEEKHYRTRLQSCK; translated from the coding sequence atggcAGGTGACTCTAGGTTTCCAGATGTGGACACTGAcggatcagaaaaaaatgaagaaacgGAAATTGTAGTCAATGTCGGTGGGGTAAGGCAGGTGTTCTATGGAGATAACCTGAATCAATACCCAGAAACACGGCTGGCAGAGCTGATCAACTGTTTGTCAGGGGGTTACGATAGCATATTCTCCCTCTGTGATGACTATGATCCTGGAAAGAAAGAGTTTTACTTTGACAGAGATCCAGATGCTTTCAAATGCATTATTGATGTGTACTACTTTGGGGAAATTCACATGAAGAAAGGAATATGCCCCATATGTTTCAAGAATGAAATGGAATTTTGGAAAGTGGATCTGAAATTTTTGGATGACTGCTGCAAAACTCATCTAagtgaaaaaaaggaggaactgGAAGAAATAGCCCGAAGGGTGCAACTGATTCTGGATGACTTGGGAGTAGATGCCTCGGAAAGTCACTGGAAAAGGTGCCAAAAATACATCTGGAAATTTCTGGAGAAGCCAGAGTCGTCCTACCCAGCTCGAGTGATCGCTGTTCTGtcctttctgtttattttgatcTCCTCCGTCGTGATGTGTGTGGGGACCATCCCAGACCTGCAGGTCATAGACGCGGAGGGGAACCGTATGGAGCACCCGACCCTGGACAGCATAGAGACAGCCTGTATAGGCTGGTTTACCATGGAGTATGTGCTGAGGCTAATCTCCTCTCCCAACAAACTCTACTTTGCTCTGTCTTTCATGAACATTGTCGATGTGCTAGCAATACTTCCTTTCTatgtcagcctgaccttgacCCACTTGGGAGCCAAGCTCATGGAGCTGAGCAACGTCCAGCAGGCTGTCCAGGCGCTGCGCATCATGAGGATTGCGAGGATTTTCAAGCTTGCACGGCACTCCTCGGGGCTCCAGACTCTAACGTATGCCCTGAAACGCAGCTTTAAGGAGCTCGGGCTGCTCCTCATGTACTTAGCTGTTGGaatctttgtcttttctgcCCTGGGTTATACCATGGAGCAAAGTCACCctgaaactttatttaaaagcatcCCTCAGTCATTTTGGTGGGCAATCATCACCATGACCACAGTTGGATATGGAGACATATACCCTAAAACAACACTAGGAAAACTGAATGCCGCCATCAGTTTTCTTTGCGGGGTGATAGCGATCGCCCTTCCTATCCATCCCATCATTAACAACTTTGTCAGGTATTATAACAAACAGAGAGTTTTAGAAACAGCAGCCAAGCACGAATTGGAGCTGATGGAGCTAAACTCAGCCGAGGGGAAAGCTGCAAGCTCCAAAAGTGAACTAGAGGATCTTGCGAGGGGAGGCAAGGAGGGTCCTTTTTATAGCAGCCGGCTAAAACTCTCCCACAGTGACACCTTTATTCATCTCTTGTCAGAAGAGAAACACTATAGGACCAGACTGCAAAGCTGCAAATAA